A region of Necator americanus strain Aroian chromosome I, whole genome shotgun sequence DNA encodes the following proteins:
- a CDS encoding hypothetical protein (NECATOR_CHRI.G2709.T1) translates to MKLSPREMKVLLAAGVSIVVFFLIIQSSSGSYVESEMGVVPNKTDAFGVVIDANTSSIEQHGAAIVGNEAEEKRRSLAIFFILFVLVLAILIVHILIISKIHFIPESLAIVILGAAVGSILSYSEHDYSEIEALSPDIFFLVLLPPIIFENAYNLNKGYFFSNIGPILSFAIVGTAISALVIGFCIYILGQADLVFELSVFECFAFASMISAVDPVATLAIFQAVKVEGLLYMLVFGESMLNDAVSIVFAATAIRHSHPPLNSLGPSEILWSVSTTFFAMFSLSAVLGSAIGLLSALLFKHVDLRKTPSLEFALLLVFAYIPYGFAEAMSLSGIMAILFCGITMSQYTQQNISPVTQITFRQTFRTISFVAETSTFAYIGMAFFTIKLNFQPSLIFWCIVLCLVSRALNIFPISYAVNKCRREVQISTKNQIILWFSGMRGAVCFALVLYMEVEKEKKSVILTTTLFLILFTTLFLGGTVMPFISFINRCYPDERPRRRRRSLRKQKDAVMMSKTQEMAMFGSDEWTPRKSDQSDRSSTAAGRIMRQLFVRKFTASEKQENREKLAALTRRVLRNDDSDSEVDECAPHAPLIGSA, encoded by the exons ATGAAATTATCACcaagagaaatgaaagtgTTACTTGCTGCTGGCGTTTCAatcgttgttttcttcttaatcatACAGTCTTCTTCGGGGAGCTATGTGGAGTCCGAAATGGGAGTCGTTCCGAACAAGACTGACGCTTTTGG TGTTGTCATTGACGCTAACACATCAAGTATTGAACAACACGGAGCAGCAATTGTGGGAAACGAGGCCGAAGAGAAACGACGTTCTTTG gcaaTCTTCTTTATCTTGTTTGTTCTGGTTTTGGCTATACTTATTGTACATATTTTAATCATTTCGAAGATCCATTTCATACCAGAAAGCTTAGCTATTGTGATTTTAG GAGCAGCTGTTGGTTCGATACTATCTTATTCAGAACACGATTATAGCGAAATAGAAGCACTAAGCCCCG aTATATTCTTCTTGGTTTTGTTGCctccaataatttttgaaaatgcctACAATCTCAACAAAGGCTACTTTTTCTCTAACATTGGTCCTATTCTCTCCTTCGCGATAGTGGGCACTGCAATTTCTGCTTTGGTGATAGGTTTCTGCATATACATTCTTGGTCAG GCTGACCTCGTTTTCGAGCTCTCTGTGTTCGAATGCTTTGCTTTTGCATCTATGATATCTGCTGTGGACCCTGTTGCGACTCTAGCTATCTTCCAAGCCGTCAAA GTAGAAGGTTTGCTGTATATGCTTGTATTTGGTGAAAGTATGCTGAACGACGCGGTCTCAATTGTATTCGCAGCCACAGCTATCAGACATTCTCATCCACCGCTTAACAG ccTTGGACCTTCCGAAATTTTATGGAGTGTTTCCACAACATTCTTTGCTATGTTTTCTCTGTCAGCAGTGCTTGGATCAGCAATTGGTCTCCTCAGCGCCCTG CTTTTCAAACATGTCGATCTCAGAAAAACACCTTCGCTAGAATTCGCACTCCTGCTGGTTTTTGCTTATATTCCATATGGATTTGCTGAAGCAATGTCTCTTTCAG GAATCATGGCTATTTTATTCTGTGGCATAACCATGTCTCAGTACACTCAACAGAACATCAGCCCCGTGACACAAATCACCTTTCGCCAAACATTTAGAACAATCTCTTTCGTAGCAG AGACCTCTACGTTCGCTTACATAGGAATGGCATTCTTCACCATTAAACTGAATTTCCAACCATCACTAATTTTCTGGTGTATT GTGCTGTGTCTCGTCAGCAGAGCGCTCAACATCTTCCCGATCTCTTACGCTGTCAACAAATGCCGACGAGAAGTGCAAATTTCTACAAAGAACCAAATTATTCTCTGGTTCAGTG GAATGCGTGGTGCTGTGTGTTTCGCCTTAGTTTTGTACATGGAAGttgagaaggagaaaaagtcTGTGATCTTGACCACAACACTTTTTCTCATCCTTTTCACTACTCTTTTCCTCGGAGGCACTGTCAtgccatttatttctttcatcaaTAGATGCTATCCTGACGAAAGACCTCGTCGTAGAAGACGAAGTCTCCGGAAGCAGAAGGATGCTGTGATGATGAGCAAAACGCAAGAAATG GCAATGTTTGGGAGCGACGAGTGGACTCCTCGAAAAAGTGATCAGTCCGATAGAAGCTCTACAGCGGCAGGAAGAATTATGAGGCAGCTTTTTGTCCGCAAATTCACTGCCTCTGAAAAGCAAGAAAACCGCGAGAAACTAGCTGCTTTGACAAGAAGAGTGCTACGAAATGATGACTCCGACAGTGAG GTGGACGAATGCGCTCCTCATGCACCGTTAATTGGATCTGCTTGA
- a CDS encoding hypothetical protein (NECATOR_CHRI.G2709.T2) codes for MGVVPNKTDAFGVVIDANTSSIEQHGAAIVGNEAEEKRRSLAIFFILFVLVLAILIVHILIISKIHFIPESLAIVILGAAVGSILSYSEHDYSEIEALSPDIFFLVLLPPIIFENAYNLNKGYFFSNIGPILSFAIVGTAISALVIGFCIYILGQADLVFELSVFECFAFASMISAVDPVATLAIFQAVKVEGLLYMLVFGESMLNDAVSIVFAATAIRHSHPPLNSLGPSEILWSVSTTFFAMFSLSAVLGSAIGLLSALLFKHVDLRKTPSLEFALLLVFAYIPYGFAEAMSLSGIMAILFCGITMSQYTQQNISPVTQITFRQTFRTISFVAETSTFAYIGMAFFTIKLNFQPSLIFWCIVLCLVSRALNIFPISYAVNKCRREVQISTKNQIILWFSGMRGAVCFALVLYMEVEKEKKCYPDERPRRRRRSLRKQKDAVMMSKTQEMAMFGSDEWTPRKSDQSDRSSTAAGRIMRQLFVRKFTASEKQENREKLAALTRRVLRNDDSDSEVDECAPHAPLIGSA; via the exons ATGGGAGTCGTTCCGAACAAGACTGACGCTTTTGG TGTTGTCATTGACGCTAACACATCAAGTATTGAACAACACGGAGCAGCAATTGTGGGAAACGAGGCCGAAGAGAAACGACGTTCTTTG gcaaTCTTCTTTATCTTGTTTGTTCTGGTTTTGGCTATACTTATTGTACATATTTTAATCATTTCGAAGATCCATTTCATACCAGAAAGCTTAGCTATTGTGATTTTAG GAGCAGCTGTTGGTTCGATACTATCTTATTCAGAACACGATTATAGCGAAATAGAAGCACTAAGCCCCG aTATATTCTTCTTGGTTTTGTTGCctccaataatttttgaaaatgcctACAATCTCAACAAAGGCTACTTTTTCTCTAACATTGGTCCTATTCTCTCCTTCGCGATAGTGGGCACTGCAATTTCTGCTTTGGTGATAGGTTTCTGCATATACATTCTTGGTCAG GCTGACCTCGTTTTCGAGCTCTCTGTGTTCGAATGCTTTGCTTTTGCATCTATGATATCTGCTGTGGACCCTGTTGCGACTCTAGCTATCTTCCAAGCCGTCAAA GTAGAAGGTTTGCTGTATATGCTTGTATTTGGTGAAAGTATGCTGAACGACGCGGTCTCAATTGTATTCGCAGCCACAGCTATCAGACATTCTCATCCACCGCTTAACAG ccTTGGACCTTCCGAAATTTTATGGAGTGTTTCCACAACATTCTTTGCTATGTTTTCTCTGTCAGCAGTGCTTGGATCAGCAATTGGTCTCCTCAGCGCCCTG CTTTTCAAACATGTCGATCTCAGAAAAACACCTTCGCTAGAATTCGCACTCCTGCTGGTTTTTGCTTATATTCCATATGGATTTGCTGAAGCAATGTCTCTTTCAG GAATCATGGCTATTTTATTCTGTGGCATAACCATGTCTCAGTACACTCAACAGAACATCAGCCCCGTGACACAAATCACCTTTCGCCAAACATTTAGAACAATCTCTTTCGTAGCAG AGACCTCTACGTTCGCTTACATAGGAATGGCATTCTTCACCATTAAACTGAATTTCCAACCATCACTAATTTTCTGGTGTATT GTGCTGTGTCTCGTCAGCAGAGCGCTCAACATCTTCCCGATCTCTTACGCTGTCAACAAATGCCGACGAGAAGTGCAAATTTCTACAAAGAACCAAATTATTCTCTGGTTCAGTG GAATGCGTGGTGCTGTGTGTTTCGCCTTAGTTTTGTACATGGAAGttgagaaggagaaaaa ATGCTATCCTGACGAAAGACCTCGTCGTAGAAGACGAAGTCTCCGGAAGCAGAAGGATGCTGTGATGATGAGCAAAACGCAAGAAATG GCAATGTTTGGGAGCGACGAGTGGACTCCTCGAAAAAGTGATCAGTCCGATAGAAGCTCTACAGCGGCAGGAAGAATTATGAGGCAGCTTTTTGTCCGCAAATTCACTGCCTCTGAAAAGCAAGAAAACCGCGAGAAACTAGCTGCTTTGACAAGAAGAGTGCTACGAAATGATGACTCCGACAGTGAG GTGGACGAATGCGCTCCTCATGCACCGTTAATTGGATCTGCTTGA
- a CDS encoding hypothetical protein (NECATOR_CHRI.G2710.T1), producing the protein MDRENHKHGSRCFEEDSKQISMTLACSDHRDRTANARISNLSCMLHFSRRAVPLCIPHRVQLTIQFTVGLDAETSDRGKQGKGECMTRAQPAISAK; encoded by the coding sequence ATGGACCGGGAGAACCATAAACATGGTTCCAGATGCTTCGAGGAAGATTCAAAGCAGATATCGATGACATTGGCATGCAGCGATCACCGTGACCGTACCGCTAACGCTCGCATTTCGAACCTCAGTTGTATGCTGCATTTTTCAAGGAGAGCTGTTCCGCTATGCATACCGCATCGTGTCCAACTCACAATTCAATTTACTGTCGGCCTTGACGCGGAGACGTCAGACAGAGGAAAGCAAGGAAAGGGCGAGTGCATGACACGTGCACAACCAGCAATCTCAGCCAAATAG
- a CDS encoding hypothetical protein (NECATOR_CHRI.G2711.T1), with amino-acid sequence MATYRNPDYTFSAATVSYRICYWLCNDPHPDVSSDMLHFLVALSKHCVFILCCWIFGHHNKGNSQYKVLARCIQTLLALSQTICYGPGEP; translated from the exons ATGGCAACATACCGAAATCCGGACTACACGTTCTCAGCTGCAACGGTCTCTTATCGAATTTGTTATTGGCTATGTAATGATCCGCACCCTGACGTATCCTCGGATATGCTTCACTTTCTG GTGGCTCTGTCAAAACATTGCGTCTTTATTTTGTGTTGTTGGATTTTCGGTCATCACAATAAAG GAAATAGCCAATATAAAGTGTTGGCTCGATGCATCCAAACACTCCTAGCACTCAGTCAGACTATTTGTTATGGACCGGGAGAACCATAA
- a CDS encoding hypothetical protein (NECATOR_CHRI.G2712.T1): MTTTAASVVCDQINCDVRSIRIKTSRIAMSAEFKKEAADHIIKRLQDTEIYKFLQSLLREAVLRIVRPETAIRVVKLSDQELVCHSMIYHFLKSNGYRAAAEIMQSECYEHFLSNDYLKQNVELYDDGSVWNQLSKHKLKPGVLPKREVGAGKETKPDTKFAPKPDETFNETKETLRSHIEKSAEESVKRKEELMMKDEEITEEEVDDEEEEEEDETEINSSPSSTTAESEPEEVAPTWAKRLWGPNSHQLSTDTIIATPSQPSRPSYLPPLSGTRPKAQLTSISSIDFDIPQLEKSPSMQSIDTPRASPSFGEDATQQPKKGEELKNSPEEAGELSEIDSITGIDQLLESDRSGSISF; encoded by the exons ATGACAACGACTG CTGCTTCCGTCGTATGCGACCAGATCAACTGCGACGTTCGATCGATCAGGATCAAAACTTCTCGTATTGCGATGAGCGCCGAATTTAAAAAGGAAGCGGCAGATCATATCATCAAAAGGCTTCAAGATACAGAAATCTACAAGTTTCTTCAG AGTCTACTGAGGGAAGCAGTGTTAAGGATAGTTCGACCGGAAACAGCAATACGTGTAGTAAAACTCAGCGATCAAG AACTGGTTTGCCATTCCATGATTTATCACTTTCTGAAAAGCAATGGGTACAGAGCAGCTGCAGAAATTATGCAGTCAGAATGTTACGAG CATTTCCTATCAAACGATTATCTGAAACAGAACGTTGAACTGTACGATGACGGATCTGTGTGGAACCAACTTTCGAAGCATAAGCTGAAACCAGGTGTGCTCCCAAAGAGAGAAGTCGGCGCTGGAAAGGAAACAAAGCCAGATACGAAATTTGCACCAAAACCAGACGAAACGTTCAACGAAACGAAAGAAACATTGAGAAGTCATATCGAGAAGTCAGCAGAGGAATCTGtgaagaggaaagaagaacTGATGATG AAGGATGAGGAAATAACCGAAGAGGAAGTGGATGAcgaagaggaggaagaggaagatgaAACCGAAATTAACTCGTCACCCTCGTCAACGACCGCAGAATCAGAGCC GGAGGAGGTCGCACCGACTTGGGCAAAACGACTGTGGGGACCGAACTCTCATCAGCTATCTACTGACACGATCATAGCGACTCCTTCTCAGCCTAGCAG ACCTTCATACTTACCTCCACTGAGTGGAACACGTCCAAAAGCACAACTAACATCGATTAGCTCCATTGACTTTGATATACCGC AGCTCGAGAAGAGCCCCTCCATGCAATCAATCGACACACCGAGAGCCTCGCCCAGTTTTGGTGAAGATGCTACTCAACAGCCTAAAAAGGGAGAAGAACTCAAGAACTCTCCAGAAGAAG CGGGGGAACTCAGCGAAATAGATTCGATTACGGGGATCGATCAACTCCTGGAATCGGATCGATCGGGAAGCATATCGTTCTGA
- a CDS encoding hypothetical protein (NECATOR_CHRI.G2713.T1), with protein sequence MAYYQELAWWDVIAAPICFLWFLALCYLFCITIVRHFLIYKGTARTPFLFYGEKEKSKELDLASTITGSTEARK encoded by the exons ATGGCTTACTACCAG gaACTAGCGTGGTGGGATGTCATTGCAGCACCCATCTGTTTCTTGTGGTTTCTTGCGTTGTGTTATCTTTTCTGCATCACCATCGTTCGACACTTCTTGATCTATAAAGGAACAGCCAGAACG CCATTCTTATTCtatggagaaaaggaaaagtcgAAAGAATTAGATCTGGCTTCAACCATAACTGGTTCTACCGAAGCGAGAAAATAG
- a CDS encoding hypothetical protein (NECATOR_CHRI.G2714.T2) yields the protein MFYLKEDCDEGDDAETAPYSLGSIEIISMDNNYENMLKEMELEIDKLQAHFKSEEKRILTEITNLRDPQSKPTHLTLTTAKASQTAPTEKKDDILVDDIDKQLGGFYGSTELRDALKEAQKRMDAVVAVLNRVKEYVRSPFVRLEIAHLLLNIETLRKVFLRMLDRMEIPDSDDFFADSISESATAISMKGSDEKTYQKWKDTREKTFFESKDGAAGDVRWTDEIRHQSDVCQYTT from the exons ATGTTTTATCTTAAGGAAGACTGTGATGAAGGCGAtgatgccgaaac TGCCCCTTATTCGTTAGGTAGTATCGAG ATCATCAGTATGGATAATAATTACGAAAATATGCTCAAAGAAATGGAATTAGAGATCGACAAACTTCAAGCTCATTTTAAAAGCGAGGAGAAACGG ATCCTCACCGAAATCACCAATCTGAGAGACCCTCAGAGTAAACCTACGCATTTG ACTCTTACAACGGCTAAAGCTTCGCAAACTGCTCCTACAGAAAAGAAGGATGAC ATACTCGTTGATGATATCGACAAGCAGCTTGGTGGCTTCTACGGTAGCACGGAACTTCGAGATGCACTTAAAGAA GCACAGAAACGTATGGATGCAGTCGTGGCTGTATTAAACCGGGTAAAAGAGTACGTACGGTCGCCGTTCGTTCGTCTAGAGATCGCACATCTTCTTCTAAACATCGAAACCTTACGAAAAGTGTTTTTACGCATG CTTGATCGCATGGAAATCCCAGACAGCGACGACTTCTTCGCCGATTCGATAAGCGAATCAGCTACGGCAATATCGATGAAAGGCAGCGATGAAAAG ACCTACCAGAAATGGAAGGATACCCGAGAAAAAACGTTCTTTGAGAG CAAGGATGGAGCGGCTGGAGACGTACGGTGGACAGACGAAATCCGACACCAGTCCGATGTGTGCCAATACACGACTTGA
- a CDS encoding hypothetical protein (NECATOR_CHRI.G2714.T1), producing MDNNYENMLKEMELEIDKLQAHFKSEEKRILTEITNLRDPQSKPTHLTLTTAKASQTAPTEKKDDILVDDIDKQLGGFYGSTELRDALKEAQKRMDAVVAVLNRVKEYVRSPFVRLEIAHLLLNIETLRKVFLRMLDRMEIPDSDDFFADSISESATAISMKGSDEKVGGQQTEEQKATSKPETTPTK from the exons ATGGATAATAATTACGAAAATATGCTCAAAGAAATGGAATTAGAGATCGACAAACTTCAAGCTCATTTTAAAAGCGAGGAGAAACGG ATCCTCACCGAAATCACCAATCTGAGAGACCCTCAGAGTAAACCTACGCATTTG ACTCTTACAACGGCTAAAGCTTCGCAAACTGCTCCTACAGAAAAGAAGGATGAC ATACTCGTTGATGATATCGACAAGCAGCTTGGTGGCTTCTACGGTAGCACGGAACTTCGAGATGCACTTAAAGAA GCACAGAAACGTATGGATGCAGTCGTGGCTGTATTAAACCGGGTAAAAGAGTACGTACGGTCGCCGTTCGTTCGTCTAGAGATCGCACATCTTCTTCTAAACATCGAAACCTTACGAAAAGTGTTTTTACGCATG CTTGATCGCATGGAAATCCCAGACAGCGACGACTTCTTCGCCGATTCGATAAGCGAATCAGCTACGGCAATATCGATGAAAGGCAGCGATGAAAAGGTTGGCGGTCAGCAGACCGAAGAACAGAAGGCGACATCAAAACCAGAAACCACTCCCACGAAATGA